One Candidatus Peregrinibacteria bacterium DNA segment encodes these proteins:
- a CDS encoding IS481 family transposase — protein MAYTQNPHLPRVRMEAAKLVLEKGWSTREVARHTGFNQSSIVRWVEKLRGNNYGHTIPTESSRPHSHPSELSAETVQKVIEYRLKYQRCAEVIHYFLERDGYEVSLSSVKRTLKRNEMTKYSKWKKWHQYEERPRPEKPGILVQIDTIVDGPYYDRLYVYTMLDVCSRWASAMPVMKIGTHASWEFIQHSQEDMPFELKMIQTDHGSEFSKWLTKTLVANEIQHRHSRVRTPTDNAYVERFNRTIQEECLSRVPKTLEAYKKAIPDFLHYYNFERPHMGLHMLTPNEVMQSY, from the coding sequence ATGGCATACACACAAAATCCCCATCTGCCTCGGGTGCGAATGGAGGCAGCAAAGTTAGTTCTGGAAAAAGGCTGGAGCACACGCGAAGTGGCCAGACACACAGGTTTTAACCAAAGCAGCATTGTGCGGTGGGTGGAAAAGCTCAGAGGCAATAACTATGGCCACACCATTCCCACAGAAAGCTCACGTCCCCATTCGCACCCCAGTGAGCTTTCTGCAGAGACAGTGCAGAAAGTCATAGAGTACAGACTCAAGTACCAGCGGTGTGCAGAAGTGATTCACTATTTTCTGGAAAGAGATGGCTACGAAGTGAGTCTTTCCAGTGTGAAGAGAACACTCAAAAGGAACGAGATGACCAAATACAGCAAGTGGAAGAAGTGGCACCAGTATGAGGAAAGACCGCGGCCTGAAAAACCAGGCATATTGGTGCAAATAGACACGATTGTGGATGGGCCTTATTATGACAGACTTTATGTATACACTATGCTGGACGTGTGCAGCAGATGGGCCTCTGCTATGCCGGTGATGAAGATTGGAACCCACGCAAGTTGGGAGTTTATTCAGCACTCACAAGAAGACATGCCCTTTGAACTTAAAATGATCCAGACAGACCATGGAAGTGAGTTTTCCAAGTGGCTCACTAAAACGCTTGTAGCTAATGAAATTCAGCACAGGCATTCAAGAGTACGAACACCCACAGACAATGCCTATGTGGAGAGATTCAACAGAACCATCCAGGAGGAATGCCTCTCCCGAGTCCCAAAGACTTTAGAGGCTTACAAAAAAGCAATCCCTGACTTCCTTCACTATTACAATTTTGAACGTCCTCACATGGGTCTTCACATGCTAACTCCTAACGAAGTGATGCAAAGCTATTGA
- a CDS encoding fibronectin type III domain-containing protein, with protein sequence MANLSRNLARTLGSLALLSLLCAPLAQAEVLTDSADSAPSEVENLQAYPGDGQVTLSWDAATDDGGVDGYTLYTGLDSYEERGSYNLGSTDVGDTTTYVMENLTNEMTYYFAVKAYDEDGNESEVYSNEVEVTPAESDVGDFTGPMVTDAEAVANALVQVEFSEAVSLPLDPTSAFSLEASDGAFVDVLDAYVSEEDPSTVFLVTDTQIAGAEYTLTAGIQVEDLAGNPVSSGTSDTGLFTGSALERVENDEPDGTANASSTEADVDEDFEVEEIEASGSNEVVLHFSQKVTAPEVSAFTIQMAEDASEELEVLALSVNEDDLTEVTLVTEDMEPGYDYVLTLDETLLNEAGDALPEEARTVDFTAQTLDLEDVIAPEDITDLLSKITAEDTVLLTWDASVDSAGDLAKYFLYQSMDGGETFDDAISIDADETEYEVDDLTPGESYTFKVTAVDENGNESEGVMSTVSLPEAGPEMLLLGLMALAGAGVVNRRKRG encoded by the coding sequence ATGGCAAATCTTTCTCGCAATCTTGCGCGAACTCTAGGCAGCTTAGCCCTGCTCAGTCTGCTTTGTGCACCTTTGGCTCAAGCTGAAGTGCTCACTGACTCCGCGGATTCTGCTCCAAGTGAAGTGGAAAATCTGCAAGCTTATCCGGGCGATGGACAAGTGACCCTCAGCTGGGATGCCGCCACAGATGATGGAGGAGTGGATGGCTATACCCTTTATACCGGACTCGACTCTTATGAAGAGCGCGGTTCTTATAATTTAGGCAGCACCGATGTGGGGGACACCACCACTTATGTGATGGAAAATCTCACCAATGAAATGACCTACTATTTTGCGGTCAAAGCCTATGATGAAGATGGAAACGAATCGGAAGTGTATTCAAATGAAGTGGAGGTGACTCCTGCCGAATCAGATGTGGGCGACTTTACCGGGCCCATGGTTACGGATGCAGAAGCGGTGGCCAACGCTTTGGTGCAAGTGGAATTTTCGGAAGCGGTTTCTTTGCCTTTAGACCCCACCAGCGCCTTCTCTTTGGAAGCCAGCGATGGCGCTTTTGTAGATGTGCTTGACGCGTATGTTTCTGAAGAAGATCCCAGCACGGTGTTCTTGGTCACGGACACGCAAATTGCCGGAGCCGAGTACACGCTCACGGCTGGAATTCAGGTGGAAGATTTGGCCGGCAACCCTGTGAGCAGCGGAACTTCTGACACCGGTTTATTCACCGGCAGCGCTTTAGAACGTGTAGAAAATGACGAACCCGACGGCACTGCCAATGCCAGTTCCACTGAAGCCGACGTGGATGAAGATTTTGAGGTGGAAGAAATTGAAGCCAGTGGCAGCAATGAAGTGGTTTTGCACTTCAGTCAAAAAGTGACTGCTCCTGAAGTCAGTGCCTTTACCATTCAAATGGCCGAAGATGCCTCCGAAGAATTGGAGGTGTTGGCCCTGAGCGTGAATGAAGACGATCTTACAGAAGTGACCCTGGTCACCGAAGACATGGAGCCGGGTTACGACTACGTGCTGACTCTAGATGAAACCTTGCTCAATGAAGCGGGAGATGCCTTGCCTGAAGAGGCTCGCACGGTGGACTTTACCGCACAAACTCTCGATCTTGAAGATGTGATTGCTCCTGAAGACATCACGGACTTGCTCTCTAAAATCACGGCTGAAGACACGGTGCTTCTCACTTGGGATGCCAGTGTGGACAGTGCGGGGGATTTGGCCAAGTACTTTCTTTACCAAAGCATGGATGGAGGGGAGACTTTCGACGACGCGATCAGCATTGATGCAGATGAAACTGAATATGAAGTGGACGATTTGACCCCCGGTGAAAGCTACACCTTCAAGGTGACGGCGGTGGATGAAAATGGAAATGAATCCGAAGGTGTGATGAGCACAGTGAGCTTGCCCGAAGCCGGTCCTGAAATGCTGCTGCTTGGCCTCATGGCCTTGGCTGGAGCGGGTGTGGTGAACCGAAGGAAGAGGGGTTAA
- a CDS encoding MBL fold metallo-hydrolase, whose protein sequence is MNFKLFLALILGLNGFMAVNLWRLSPGLKVEALNIGQGDALLITTAEEHHILVDGGPDSTVLTELGAALPPAFRELDLVVLTHPHLDHLAGLVPVLQRFEVKALLLGGSAYDSEAYDFFLQEVEAFDGAIYFAEATTDFRLGSSTIDVIYPFKKEVGQEFEEINNSSVVLRVEDGEGHSVLLTGDAEKEVEAELVQAWAEGRVDLDADVLKAGHHGSESSSIPEFLEAVDAEWMLISCGVDNSYGHPHSVTLDKAAALGMEVFRTDLEGRISVVFETPGDGVWARFYSWTRSILAPSERSFSSSRS, encoded by the coding sequence ATGAATTTTAAGCTTTTTTTAGCTTTGATCCTGGGCTTGAACGGCTTCATGGCGGTGAATTTGTGGCGACTCAGCCCGGGCTTGAAGGTGGAGGCGCTGAATATTGGGCAGGGAGATGCCCTTTTGATCACCACGGCTGAGGAGCATCATATTTTGGTGGACGGTGGGCCGGATTCTACTGTTTTGACCGAGTTGGGTGCGGCCTTGCCTCCTGCGTTTCGGGAACTCGATTTGGTGGTGCTGACGCATCCTCATTTGGACCATTTGGCAGGACTTGTCCCTGTTTTGCAGCGCTTTGAAGTGAAGGCTCTTTTGCTTGGGGGTTCCGCCTACGACAGCGAGGCTTACGACTTCTTTTTGCAGGAGGTGGAAGCTTTTGATGGAGCGATTTATTTTGCCGAGGCTACGACGGATTTTCGCCTGGGTTCCAGCACCATAGACGTGATTTATCCTTTTAAGAAGGAAGTGGGGCAGGAATTTGAGGAGATCAACAACAGTTCGGTGGTCTTGCGCGTGGAGGATGGGGAGGGGCATTCCGTTTTGCTGACGGGCGATGCCGAAAAAGAGGTGGAAGCGGAATTGGTGCAGGCTTGGGCAGAAGGGCGGGTGGACTTGGACGCGGACGTTTTGAAGGCGGGTCATCACGGTTCCGAGAGCAGCAGTATCCCTGAATTTTTAGAGGCGGTGGATGCTGAATGGATGCTGATTTCGTGTGGAGTGGACAACAGTTATGGACATCCGCATTCGGTGACGCTCGACAAGGCGGCCGCCTTGGGAATGGAGGTGTTTAGAACCGATTTGGAGGGGCGCATTTCGGTGGTTTTTGAGACGCCGGGCGATGGTGTTTGGGCCCGTTTTTATTCTTGGACTCGTTCGATTTTGGCGCCGAGTGAGCGGAGTTTTTCATCGAGTCGTTCGTAA